AAAGTTCTTTGGAGTGGCCTCGATCAAAGGATTCTTAGTCTTGGTAGACTTCGACTGTTTGGTGGCGAATGGAGATGGTGCAACTTTCTTACCCATTATGTCTAAATTGTGCTTATTCCTAGAAACCTTATACCAAGTCTAAAGGTGCAAATGAATGTTGGAATTTTTCATTAACCTCACAGGAtgggaaaaaaaatatctggaaaaatttttgcaCCGCCGATtagattgaaaaaaaacCCCGATGGCCTCCTTCATCATATCATCGCCCGGTAGAAGCGTAGCCGGACCAGGATCTGAAAAATACTTTTCAGTCATGTGATACAGTGCAGGGTTCAACCCTCGTTCGTATACCTGCTATCCTACTGAATGGTTTCTGgcattttcatcatcaacacAACTAATGACGTCCAACCTAGGAAATTCTTAGTTCTTTGTCCCTCTCCTGTGGCCTCGTTATATTGTTCCCATGCATATCCTGTCCTTTGGTACTCGCGGTAAACGTTCTCTACAACGTTTGTACGTAAATCCTTGTAAATTTGTCCAGCTAGTTCCTTAATCTCCGGTGTGGTATCTTGATGTTTGCCGTAATAGGATAGCGCATCAAGAATCAAATAGTTCATGTTGATCCATATGTGTCCCCTCCAgtaatcttctccttggtGAAAGAACTCGTCCTGCTTCGACAACGATCTCACTCCGTACTCCGTCCACAACTTTTCCGGATCTCTAATATCCCTCAATATTTGCAATAAATGACTCGATCCAGTTGAAATCAATCTATGAACAAATGGCATCAATGAAGCATATCCCAAGTGACATTCAAATATATCCTCTTCGTCGTCATTCACTGTGATGTCGCAGTAACTTGAATTGTTTTCTGACCAGTGCAGCTCTTCCATGTTCTCCTGAATATATCCAAGCCTCTGCATGTATAGTTTAGCATCGTCTCTTTTATCTAAAAGCCTAGCGATTTTTGCCATCGACCTGGTCATCACACCCATCCATGAGAGGAGGTCCACATCTAGTTCGGATGCATCAGCGCTGCATCTTGGATAATCGTCAAGCCCACTAGGTAAGCAATGCTCCTCGTCACGTCCCTTCCATCTATAAATTTCCTCCGGATGTCTGCAATGACGGCCAATTGCATCCATGTCTCCTCGCTGCGTAGTTCTGAACCATTCATAGTGTAGCCTTAATTTCGGATATATCTCTTCAGCATAACTATTTAGCACATCCGGGTTGGTTAAATGAACATCTCCCAATTCTTTTAAAACTGTCTGGCCCTCCGTGGTGACTTCTATGCTACCTTCCTTCCGAAGGTTTgccaaatgaagaagttggctgaaaatcatcatcatggtGGGTGGATTTGCAATGTTTGGATTCTGTACAACGAAGTCCTCAGGGACTCTGGATCGTGATTCTTCACCTAATATCTGTTCTCTGGCTATCCAGCCGTCGCTATCGATCAAAGAAAACCAGCTCTTGATAATATCCAAAGCTAGGTCAGAGTCGTAGTTAAGGATCGGCATTAATTGAAAGCCTTCATCCCAGTAGAAGCCTCTGGGAAAAAATGTTCTACTAGGAACACACGAAAATAGGCTGTACGGACCTTCGGGCTTTCCTTCCAACTTAACATTATCCTGGTCCAAATTAGCTTCCCTGTCCACAAGTTGATTACCATGAAAATACCCTATGCcaccaagaagttgagaaAGTAGCTCCCTGGCAAACTTTGTGTAAGTTGCGTTGGCGAACGGTCTCTCAAGCTGGAATTTTCTATTAAATTTATCTTTAAACCCAGTGAGAGCCTTGTTGAACTTATCGTCAAAGTTCTGATCATTAAGCTGGTCGCCACTTTCTATCACATTAAACGTCACTGTCATCTCAATTGGTCCCTTAAATGTCTTTTGGATGAAGTGTACATTTCCATCTTTGAAAGACGGATTCTTTAATTGTAGCATTTCCACAGGGGGAATTTTCTTGAGCTGCTCTACATCTCCTCCAAAATTCATGTTCTCCCTCAATAGAACAAGTAAGATGTCTTTAGCTTTCCACACGTTATCTTCAGGAACAAACATAGACACATGATGGGTCCTACTGGGATCCAACGATTTATCCTTTAATTTTCTCACTTTGGGATGTCTACTATCATTACCTTCCGTGATGTTCAGCAAAAAGGCACCTCCAAGCGGTTGGGAAAATCCAAACATGGAAACTTCGTGACCCTTGACCAATTCGGGTGTATCCTTAGGGCTTTTCAGCAGCAACGCATTATCCTCTCCCTCCATACCAGCATAGAACACTAACGATGTAATAGCATTTTTGTCTTTCGACGTACCTCGAATTCTAAGAGCCCAATTCTCACCATCACCACTCTTTACAAAGTCTGCCTCCAGACTTAACTGCAATTGAGTATCGCGGATTATCTCTCGACCTACTGATCGTGGATCATATTCCATCCAACCAAAGGTGTCCATATCATCTCCCGAGTCACATTGGTGTCTCGCATTTCCTACCGATCTATAGTCATCGGCTCTGAACCAGATCAATCCGGTGAGTAATGACTCAGGCACTCTCGGTCTGATTCCTAAGTATAGATTGGATCTGTAAGGACCCCATAGAAGTGATTTGTCGTTCGCTTCGTCAAACATGTCTTTCAATGACGTTTCATATTCCAGTGCCCATATCAATGAGATCAATATAGAAAATTCTAACCATATGAAGGCCATCCAGAACATACTTAGCTTGGAGGAATACGATTGGGAGATTGGTGATGATGTAGTTAATTGAACTCATTCCAATCTTCAACTGTGAAGAAAAATTGGATGTGCTAGATCTTGGCTGTGCAATTCTATATGACAGGGTTATTTGTAACTAATTTTAGGGATTTCCTGACTACTTCGAGGCCTAGGAGTTTAGAAATTGTATTAAACATCCCCAACCCAAACTATAAACTATCCATACTAGTTATCAAAAGTTATTGCATGGCACATATGTCAATTCAAGCTAACCTATTGAAAGTCATTTTGAATAACTTGCTTAAGACTGAAATATTTTTATTGTACATAAGAAATTACATGAAACCggttcttctctttttccttttcttgaGTGATTTTCTATTCTGAGATAGAGAAAACGTTTGGGATTCAAGAGAGCTGGTTTGCGATGACGATATATTGATATTAACGTTCGACTGCGATCCAAAGCCACCGGGAGGCCCTTCTAAATGAGGCTGTGAAGCGGCTAGTTGAGGTTTCTCTATTCTGGATGGCATACGATGACGATGGCGCTGAAGCAATTGTGAGTGTGATCGAGTCTGCGATACTTGAGGAACCGACATCTCTTGAGAGTCACCTACTTCGAGTTGTGACAATCCCATGGAAGATTCGTCCACATCATCAAACCTTGAGGCGAGATCCATATCGGTCtcaaatgaagataataTATCCCGGAAGTCATCAGAAAGCTGCTTCTGAAGTTCTTCTAACTCCTTGCTAAGTTTATCCTTGCTGGAGTCAACATCgcaaaaggaaagaagactGAGCGGAAGATACTGTAATATGAACCGCCTGGTGTCATCATTACTAGAGTAAAGACGTTCGAAAAAAGTGGTAATCTCTCGAAATTCATCGAAGCTGTCGATATCATGAATTAACGTCTTTCTTACGTTTTCTGGGGAAACCCAAATATTCGAAGATATCGTAaatttcaattcttcttcttcttccacaCTGTGAGTTTTGTCTATTAGTCGCATTACCTCAGCTTCCAAAGACGAATATTCAGGGTCCATACCCCTAGTTGGAAATTTACAATAGTTTGCGAATGACTTACCAAATTGTGAACCATGTGTCATGAGGTCTTTGAACGATGAAGCGAGTTGCTCAATCACGCTACACTGAATATACTGTTGCTCTCCCAAAAGCTCAAGAAAAAGTCTAGTTGAGTAGGATGGCATATTTCCGATCAAAGGAGGATTCGAATAACTGGCAAGCCTTCTTAGAGGAAGCGGAAAGGTATTTCTTGTGGTAGTAAAGTTCAACAAGCAGCTGGATATTTCAAGATCTGGACTTATTTGTTGGCAAAGGTAATGATGATCGTTCTGGAGAGGTAAAACTATCATCGAATTGACAGGAGCAGAAGGATGTGTAATAATATAGTAAGGATCATCTATGACTTTTGGGCCTGATTCTCCAATTTTCAACTCGACAACGTAGATAAAATTGGTGATCATCGATCTTATTAGGCAAAGATAGTTAACGGAGTTCTTCAGGGGCAGAACGGTTAACTTCCAGGAAGAATCCGCCTCGGAAAGAAAATGCTTCCAGGCAAGCAACCTCTTGAAGCCCACGGAGGCATCAACTACAATCAACTCCTTCGAAGTGAGCATGACAAAAATGGCCCGTAACCCATCCAAGGGcacaaaatcaagaatCTTCGACCAAGAACCGGCAACTACTTTGCACTTCATAGTACCCTTGGTGAGATTGTACTCATGAAGGGACGTCCTGTTAAGAAGATACAACTTATTCCTGCTCCGATTGAACActatcttcttgaagttggaaaaCTCGACAGGATCGTTGATGGTATTGATCTGCAATGGAACCAAAGTACAATTGTAGTAAAAAGGTCTATGATTGACCGATATTCTGAACAGAGCGAAATTACCGGCAATATCTATCACAGCAATAGATCTGGTTGTAGCAGCATCCAGAGACATAAAGGCGAAATGATTGTTGGCAATTAACTCACAACGTATCTCATCAATTCGGCTGACATCAAGGCTATTTCCACCCACCATTAAAAGCCGAAGCAAGTATATTGATCCATCCGTTCTAATAGCAGCTACAACACCTCTGCGAGAAACACGCTGCACTTCAATTTGTTTGACAACTTCATTAACACCCACTGTGTAGGTACGCCCAAACCGTGGTTCTCTTTTCGCCAAATCCATCAATCCAAACGTGACCACATTACCAAACTCACCCGCAGCAGTGGCTACAAGCTTCAACTCGTGCACAGATGCTTTTCTAGTGCTAACAGTACTTATAGAACATATCGACATTAGATCACCAAAGGTAGGATCATAAGAATCCGAACCGACAGTAGAAATGTCCATCTTACTTTCCTCAAAGATCTTATGCGAGCAGATAACGTCTGAGGGTATTGCCAAGCTTGTACTCACATGCTGAGAAAGACCCGGTCTGCTAGACCCAAGAGACGTATTTCCCTTCTGTGAAGGCACCTCCACCTTGAATGATTTTGCAACTACCTGAATTTGTGTCTTTTGAAGCCTACGTTCTCTTGCCATATCAAACAATCGAGGCTCATCACCGCTTATCTGACCTATTGCTTCTTTGACATTAAACACAGCGGGACCATATAGTCCATAAGCAAGCTGTATTCCTATATGATCATCATGTGGAAGCATATCAAGTGATCAGGAACATGCAGAATGATagatttgaatgaattAAACTCTgagataaaaaaaatacatGATCAATtaacaaaaaagagaatatTAAAATGCTTGCAGAtagagaaacaaaaaagacGTATAGTCGAAACACTATTTTATCATTTAAAAACGTTACAATCCAAAAACTCATTTAGAAGCATCGTCTAAAGATCCGAAACGTAAATCCCAGCCAATCTTCGGACCCAATTCTGGCAAAATCTCAGAAACACTCCTAACGTCCTTGTCACCCCTACCGGAGACGGTGATCACTACATTCTTATCCTTTGACATTTTTTTAGCGGCCTGAAGTGCACCATAGACAGCATGCGAAGACTCCAAAGCAGGGATAATACCCTCATACTGAGAAAGTAAGCGGAATCCCTCCAAAGCCTGAGCATCCGTAACAGCAGAGAATTGTACCCGACCACTGTCCTTCCAGCCAGCCAATTCAGGACCAACACCAGGATAGTCCAAACCGGCAGAAACAGAGTATGTATCATGAATCTGACCATCTTCGTTTTCCAACACATAAGTTTTAACACCATGGAAAACACCAGGCTGACCTGCAGTCAATGTGGCAGAATGGCGACCGGTTTCGATACCATCACCACCAGCTTCAATGCCTAGTAATTTAACAGAAGTGTCCTTTTCAAATGGAGAGAACGTACCACTGGAATTGGATCCACCACCAACACAGGCAACAAGTAAATCTGGTAGTTTTCCGTCGTTCTGCTTGGCAAACTGTTCCTTGATCTCCTTACCAATAACCGACTGGAAAGTTCTCACCATAGTTGGGTAGGGGTGAGGGCCGATAGCTGAACCAACAATGTAATGTGTGTCTTCAACATGAGAGACCCAGTAACGGAAAGCTTCAGAAGTTGCGTCTCTCAAAGTCTTAGTACCATTGGTAACTGAGACAACTTTGGCACCGAGAATACGCATACGGAAGACATTCAAAGCTTGACGTCTAATATCTTTGGCACCCATGAAAATTGTACATCCCAGACCAAACTTAGCAGCAGCGGTGGCAGTAGCCACACCATGTTGACCGGCACCAGTTTCGGCAATGACGTTCTTCTTACCAAGACGGCGGGCAATCAAAACCTGACCAAGAGCATTATTGATCTTATGAGAACCCGTGTGGTTCAAATCTTCACGCTTCAACCAAATCTGGGCACCACCAGCATATTCAGTCAAACGCTCAGCACGATGAAGACTGGAAGGGCGACCCATGTAATCATACAAGCCATGGAATTCATCCCAGAATTTTGGATCGGCAATGGCATCTTCGAAAGCCCCCTCGAGTTCACGCAAACAGGAATGCAATGCTTCTGGAACGTACTGACCACCATAAGCACCAAAACGTGGGTTGTGCTTGTGCTTTTCCACAAAGTCTGGATGCTCAATGGTAACAGCCTTCTCTGGGATCACATCATCCGGAATACAGTTCTTACCCTTTCCATTAAGGATGGAATGAGCAAACTTCTCAGCAACGGCAGCCCTGTCGGATTGCTTAGAATCTTTAATGAGATTGACTAATTTTGAACCGATTACCACACCATCAGCATCCTTACCCACTTGTAGGTAATGCTCTCTGGTAGAGACACCAAAACCAACAGCAAGAGGAGTTCTACCTCCAGTGGACTTACGAACCCGCTCGCAGAGAGAACCAGCATCTTTGGTAATGGAAATACCGGAACCGGT
The sequence above is a segment of the Brettanomyces nanus chromosome 4, complete sequence genome. Coding sequences within it:
- the TRP5 gene encoding tryptophan synthetase; translation: MSTELRQAFINAKKEGRAALVTFITAGFPTVEDTVPVLKGLQDGGVDIIELGVPFSDPIADGPTIQAANVVALENGMSVPKTIDLVRNARAAGVTVPIILMGYYNPILIYGEKKMIHDTKEAGANGFIVVDLPPEEAVKFRNSCSLEGLSYVPLVAPSTTDERLELLGEIADSFIYVVSRMGVTGSGISITKDAGSLCERVRKSTGGRTPLAVGFGVSTREHYLQVGKDADGVVIGSKLVNLIKDSKQSDRAAVAEKFAHSILNGKGKNCIPDDVIPEKAVTIEHPDFVEKHKHNPRFGAYGGQYVPEALHSCLRELEGAFEDAIADPKFWDEFHGLYDYMGRPSSLHRAERLTEYAGGAQIWLKREDLNHTGSHKINNALGQVLIARRLGKKNVIAETGAGQHGVATATAAAKFGLGCTIFMGAKDIRRQALNVFRMRILGAKVVSVTNGTKTLRDATSEAFRYWVSHVEDTHYIVGSAIGPHPYPTMVRTFQSVIGKEIKEQFAKQNDGKLPDLLVACVGGGSNSSGTFSPFEKDTSVKLLGIEAGGDGIETGRHSATLTAGQPGVFHGVKTYVLENEDGQIHDTYSVSAGLDYPGVGPELAGWKDSGRVQFSAVTDAQALEGFRLLSQYEGIIPALESSHAVYGALQAAKKMSKDKNVVITVSGRGDKDVRSVSEILPELGPKIGWDLRFGSLDDASK